The following are encoded together in the Leptospira langatensis genome:
- the lipB gene encoding lipoyl(octanoyl) transferase LipB, translating into MKVFSLKDPVPYDRYVLFQERSRSKRKESILFLEHPLTITGGINYNIGNLLRNQDFLSENGISLHYIKRGGDFTAHEPGQIVTYIHLDLKERDLGISEFLTFILDACIDSVKEVWDLDLVRDRDAPGLYLAKDPKRKILSMGVLFKSWFTSYGIALNVSNDFSAFQCIHPCGQDWRSMISISQLGLPSDPDKKKEWILSFRSKFLKNFQPIAV; encoded by the coding sequence GTGAAGGTTTTTTCCCTAAAAGATCCAGTTCCGTATGACAGATATGTGCTCTTTCAAGAGAGGTCCAGGTCCAAACGGAAGGAGTCGATTCTATTTTTGGAACACCCTCTTACGATAACCGGGGGGATCAATTATAATATCGGAAACCTACTCCGAAATCAGGATTTCCTTTCGGAAAACGGGATCTCTCTCCATTATATCAAGAGAGGAGGAGACTTTACCGCTCACGAACCCGGACAGATCGTAACCTATATACATTTGGACCTAAAAGAAAGAGACTTAGGGATCTCGGAATTTCTAACTTTCATTTTGGACGCTTGCATAGATTCCGTAAAAGAAGTTTGGGATCTGGATCTGGTGAGGGATCGGGATGCGCCAGGTCTCTATCTCGCCAAGGACCCGAAGCGGAAAATACTCTCCATGGGAGTACTCTTCAAGTCTTGGTTCACGAGTTACGGGATCGCCTTAAATGTTTCGAACGACTTCTCTGCGTTCCAGTGCATTCATCCCTGCGGTCAAGACTGGAGATCTATGATCTCCATCTCTCAGTTAGGACTTCCTTCCGATCCGGATAAGAAGAAGGAATGGATCCTAAGCTTCCGGAGCAAATTCCTAAAAAATTTCCAACCGATCGCCGTTTAG
- a CDS encoding HDOD domain-containing protein, which produces MLNVTELTETLVAGKEIDLEYRFISDEDHQQIYLLLLQILGNLDRLFLTEVVSTVLKELLMNANKANAKRIFFLTEGLNINEPSHYNKGMKRFLEEIIHKWDEQEKVLKGSNLAVRLRAKIMNQNLIFLIENDAALLPQELERIKARLESASKFSDLSDAFLSMADSQESAGLGLVLIQLLLKNSGIGSDKFKIETDGKLTRATLVVPKQIVPLDVTTKLKDKIFAEVEGLPPLPNTLTRIINLCNNPDSDLGVIANEIEKNPAMSADLLKLSNSAGFASRNKVNTIVQAVKVVGLKNVRNLLYVSGVRKIMEGRYSKLQEVWNHSNLASYFARQVSQRAGLGKLSDIAAVGALLHDLGKFILLSLEPTLFKRLASYQKHRDLSNSTILEEISTGISHPTLGAMLARKWDFPPDLVHMIEFHHRAFMASNTIYADLVDSVYIANMMCDYLDKKISYYAVDSSILKKFQLDDKTKFEETCEKLAKAYEIANEEN; this is translated from the coding sequence ATGCTAAATGTAACGGAACTCACTGAGACTCTGGTCGCCGGAAAGGAAATCGATCTCGAATACAGATTTATCTCTGACGAAGACCATCAGCAGATCTATCTACTTCTCCTTCAGATCTTAGGGAACCTCGACCGGCTTTTTTTGACGGAAGTGGTCTCCACTGTGTTAAAAGAACTCTTGATGAACGCCAATAAGGCCAATGCAAAGAGGATTTTCTTTCTTACCGAAGGACTGAATATCAACGAACCTTCTCATTACAATAAGGGAATGAAACGCTTCTTAGAAGAGATCATTCATAAATGGGATGAACAGGAGAAGGTACTGAAAGGCTCCAACCTGGCCGTGAGACTCAGGGCAAAGATCATGAACCAAAATCTGATCTTCCTAATAGAGAATGACGCCGCACTTCTTCCTCAAGAATTGGAAAGGATCAAGGCGAGGCTTGAGTCCGCAAGTAAGTTCAGCGATCTATCCGATGCATTTCTTTCTATGGCGGATAGCCAAGAGAGCGCAGGCCTCGGTCTTGTGCTCATCCAGCTGCTTCTGAAAAACTCCGGGATCGGTTCCGATAAATTCAAGATCGAGACGGATGGAAAACTCACTAGGGCCACTCTAGTAGTTCCCAAACAGATCGTTCCTTTGGACGTTACTACCAAACTCAAGGACAAGATCTTTGCGGAAGTCGAAGGACTTCCTCCTCTCCCGAATACATTGACAAGGATCATTAATCTTTGTAATAATCCTGACTCCGATCTAGGAGTGATCGCAAATGAGATAGAAAAGAATCCTGCGATGAGTGCGGATCTTTTAAAACTATCTAACTCAGCCGGGTTCGCGAGTAGGAATAAGGTAAACACGATCGTCCAAGCTGTTAAGGTCGTGGGTTTAAAAAACGTTCGTAACCTTCTCTATGTTTCCGGAGTAAGAAAGATCATGGAAGGCAGGTATTCCAAATTGCAGGAAGTTTGGAATCACTCCAACCTCGCGAGTTATTTTGCAAGACAGGTCTCTCAGCGAGCTGGTTTGGGTAAGCTTTCGGATATCGCCGCGGTCGGTGCACTTCTGCATGATCTCGGAAAATTCATTTTGCTTTCATTAGAACCTACTTTGTTCAAACGACTAGCGTCTTATCAGAAACATAGGGACCTTTCCAACTCTACTATTTTGGAAGAGATCTCTACCGGCATCTCTCATCCTACCTTAGGAGCCATGCTTGCCAGAAAATGGGATTTCCCTCCCGATCTAGTACATATGATCGAGTTCCATCATAGGGCATTCATGGCATCTAACACCATTTATGCGGACTTAGTAGACTCAGTGTACATCGCAAATATGATGTGCGACTATTTAGATAAGAAGATCAGCTATTATGCAGTCGATTCCAGTATTCTGAAAAAATTCCAATTGGACGATAAGACCAAGTTCGAGGAAACTTGCGAAAAACTGGCCAAAGCTTACGAGATAGCAAATGAAGAAAACTGA
- a CDS encoding ABC transporter ATP-binding protein, with amino-acid sequence MKKTEHTAPLLSLHGIKFYRAGTPILDGIDLQISSGEHWVLLGRNGAGKTTLVNLIYGSVWPTAGRINLFGETFGETPLQILRNKIGILDSSQQESALQKGLTVHDVLLTGFFHTIGFYRESDPWEEKEVERILEENGFGAKRNQLFRTLSSGEKKKILFLRAMCTSPEFVILDEPCSGLDLTAREDFIDFLDEYKKNRNFTSIYITHRIDEIPPFYEHAALLKSGKILFSGKVQDAFTSEKLSHLYDRAVTVENKNGTWMAITERK; translated from the coding sequence ATGAAGAAAACTGAGCACACGGCTCCGCTATTAAGCCTGCATGGGATCAAATTCTATAGAGCAGGAACTCCAATCTTAGACGGGATCGATCTACAGATCAGTTCCGGTGAGCATTGGGTACTACTTGGTAGGAACGGTGCCGGAAAAACCACCTTGGTAAATCTGATCTACGGATCCGTATGGCCCACCGCCGGTAGGATCAATCTATTCGGAGAGACCTTTGGGGAAACTCCTCTTCAGATCCTGCGGAATAAAATAGGGATATTGGATTCTTCCCAACAAGAAAGTGCTCTCCAAAAAGGACTGACCGTTCACGACGTCCTGCTCACCGGCTTCTTTCATACCATAGGCTTTTATAGAGAATCCGATCCTTGGGAAGAAAAGGAAGTAGAGCGTATCTTAGAGGAAAACGGATTCGGAGCGAAGCGAAATCAGCTATTCCGCACTCTTTCCTCCGGTGAAAAGAAGAAGATACTCTTCTTAAGAGCGATGTGCACTTCTCCCGAATTTGTGATCCTGGACGAACCTTGTTCCGGTTTAGATCTGACCGCCAGAGAGGATTTCATAGACTTCCTGGATGAATATAAGAAAAACCGAAATTTCACTTCCATCTACATTACGCATAGGATAGATGAGATTCCTCCTTTCTATGAGCATGCCGCTCTATTAAAATCAGGAAAGATACTCTTCTCCGGAAAAGTGCAGGATGCATTTACTTCCGAGAAACTTTCCCATCTCTACGATAGAGCGGTAACTGTGGAAAATAAGAACGGGACTTGGATGGCGATCACCGAGAGAAAATAA
- a CDS encoding type II toxin-antitoxin system antitoxin SocA domain-containing protein, with product MEKLLEVISFILQRSPRGRNRQELAKLIYLSDGVFFQKYAKVITEQKYIHLEDSPYPMELNQALLHLKENRLIDVTPKLTDTGISGYLLTWVGTSHEDEIDLNRQEKRILRKVLENFKGSVYDENRVYPNLYENYVITPLFSEIKFSKETINTKIHFFKRKTLLNISGKIFKVLFSE from the coding sequence ATGGAAAAGCTGCTCGAAGTCATCTCCTTTATATTGCAAAGATCACCTAGGGGAAGAAACCGCCAGGAATTGGCCAAACTCATCTATCTCTCGGACGGAGTCTTCTTCCAAAAATACGCCAAAGTGATTACTGAGCAGAAATATATCCATTTGGAAGATTCCCCTTATCCAATGGAATTGAATCAGGCATTACTTCATCTCAAGGAAAACCGTCTAATTGATGTGACCCCGAAATTGACGGACACAGGTATATCCGGATATCTACTCACCTGGGTGGGAACAAGCCATGAGGACGAGATCGATCTGAATCGCCAGGAAAAACGGATCCTACGTAAGGTCCTGGAAAATTTCAAGGGAAGCGTTTACGACGAGAATCGTGTGTATCCGAATCTCTATGAGAATTACGTGATTACTCCCCTTTTCTCCGAAATTAAGTTTAGCAAAGAAACGATTAATACCAAAATCCATTTCTTTAAGAGAAAAACGCTTTTGAATATATCCGGCAAAATATTTAAGGTACTTTTTAGTGAGTAA
- the panD gene encoding aspartate 1-decarboxylase, giving the protein MQITVCKGKIHRATVTDADLNYEGSLTVDMDLVDAAGMFPYEKVSVVNVNNGARFETYLIEGKRGSGEICLNGAAARLGMKGDKVIIISYGSLDEKDLPKGYKPQVVLVDEKNHIKKA; this is encoded by the coding sequence ATGCAGATCACTGTTTGCAAAGGAAAGATCCACAGAGCCACCGTCACCGACGCCGACCTGAATTATGAGGGGAGCCTGACCGTGGATATGGATCTGGTAGATGCCGCCGGAATGTTCCCGTATGAGAAAGTATCCGTGGTGAACGTGAATAATGGAGCCAGATTCGAGACCTACCTCATCGAGGGAAAAAGAGGATCCGGAGAGATTTGCCTGAACGGAGCCGCAGCTCGTTTGGGAATGAAGGGAGACAAAGTAATTATCATCTCCTACGGCTCTTTGGACGAAAAGGATCTGCCCAAAGGCTATAAGCCTCAGGTCGTTCTCGTAGATGAGAAAAACCATATCAAAAAAGCCTAA
- a CDS encoding MBOAT family O-acyltransferase has product MLFNSLAFLIFFSFVYCIYWTLSHRFRRDFLILASFVFYGYWSLLFLFHFVLIVVLNYAFYYYFERQGDRKRLAWILILNLINLFVFKYYPFFKQILEDLGINAGGLPATDQWVLPLAISFYTFQMISFQMDVHRGDFQYKVTLRDFLLFILFFPQLIAGPILRAKDFLTRIHVPKSPRMPFAIIGSWWIIIGLIKKVLIADQISPWIDLVFSSPGSYTAEAHWWSFYGFAIQIYCDFSGYTDIARGCSLLLGYKLPPNFLGPYLSSSMREFWRRWHISLSTWLRDYLYIPLGGNRGGATRTNINLFTTMLLGGLWHGANYTFIIWGAWHGTLLGLERWITSKSTLLKKTPKFISALIVFHLVCIGWVFFRADSLSHALHFFQGLGNLSGQKLKLPWGTNWILFAFVLLHWVEFGGIKLKSKRAKRIALYVLPIASILAGFWIAGSVSGERSFIYFQF; this is encoded by the coding sequence ATGTTATTCAATAGTCTCGCCTTTCTCATCTTCTTTTCCTTTGTATACTGCATCTACTGGACGCTAAGTCATCGCTTCCGAAGGGATTTTCTTATCCTCGCATCTTTCGTATTCTACGGATACTGGAGTCTACTCTTTCTATTTCATTTCGTTCTGATCGTCGTACTCAATTACGCTTTCTATTATTATTTCGAGAGACAAGGGGACCGAAAGAGGCTTGCTTGGATCCTTATCCTGAACCTGATCAATCTTTTCGTTTTCAAATATTATCCTTTCTTTAAGCAGATCCTGGAAGATCTGGGGATCAATGCGGGGGGATTGCCTGCAACCGACCAATGGGTCCTTCCTTTGGCCATCAGCTTTTATACGTTCCAGATGATCTCCTTCCAAATGGATGTGCATAGAGGAGATTTTCAGTATAAGGTCACTCTTCGGGACTTCCTGTTATTCATCCTATTCTTCCCTCAATTGATCGCAGGACCCATCTTAAGAGCGAAGGACTTCTTGACTCGGATCCATGTTCCTAAAAGTCCTAGAATGCCTTTTGCGATCATCGGTTCTTGGTGGATCATTATAGGATTGATCAAGAAGGTTCTGATCGCGGACCAGATCTCTCCTTGGATCGATCTAGTCTTTTCTTCTCCTGGAAGCTATACCGCAGAGGCTCATTGGTGGTCCTTTTACGGGTTCGCTATTCAGATCTATTGCGATTTCTCCGGCTATACGGATATAGCAAGAGGATGTTCCTTACTTTTAGGATACAAGCTACCGCCGAATTTCTTGGGGCCGTATCTCTCGTCTTCTATGAGGGAATTCTGGAGACGTTGGCATATCTCCCTCTCTACTTGGCTGAGAGATTATTTATATATTCCATTGGGAGGAAATAGAGGCGGTGCTACTCGTACCAATATCAATCTATTTACTACCATGCTCTTGGGCGGATTGTGGCACGGAGCAAATTATACCTTTATAATATGGGGAGCCTGGCACGGTACCTTACTCGGTTTGGAGAGATGGATCACTTCAAAGTCCACCTTGCTGAAAAAGACCCCTAAGTTCATATCCGCACTCATTGTATTTCATTTGGTTTGTATAGGCTGGGTATTCTTTCGAGCGGATTCCCTGTCCCACGCATTGCATTTCTTTCAGGGACTAGGGAACCTTTCCGGACAAAAACTCAAATTGCCTTGGGGAACGAATTGGATTCTATTTGCTTTTGTCTTATTGCATTGGGTAGAATTCGGTGGGATCAAACTGAAATCTAAAAGAGCAAAACGGATTGCATTGTATGTCTTGCCGATCGCAAGCATACTCGCCGGATTCTGGATTGCAGGTTCTGTTTCAGGAGAGAGATCCTTTATCTATTTCCAATTCTAA
- a CDS encoding glycoside hydrolase family 16 protein: MAPGSLFAILTLLFFFIECSPHSSDPNGPFLSLIALEDLETGTFFDDFSYADTTSASSQNSWTFRNDSGGPGPSGASWSESNLSFGLEGSDTYLRLIAITQGSAASTTQSEIATGPRKFFRGTYAARIKFFDSATTGTTYDRVNQTFFLITPLAYGGDPLYSECDFEYLGQGGWGESTSTLFLTTWGTYNPSANFYDDVSTPDVESLDGWHTLVLQVSDSNTKYYVDGNLKVKHLGHVVPDSSMRISFNLWFLSDLGDLDTSQTSLREYEERVDWVYYEKNRIIPPDQVQIKVDSLRSQSLSYTDSVPSH, encoded by the coding sequence ATGGCTCCTGGATCCCTTTTTGCCATACTAACCCTTCTATTCTTTTTTATAGAATGTTCTCCACATAGTTCCGATCCGAACGGTCCATTTCTTTCTTTGATCGCTCTAGAAGATTTGGAAACAGGTACCTTCTTCGATGATTTTTCTTATGCGGATACCACAAGCGCTAGTTCACAAAACTCTTGGACTTTCCGAAACGATAGCGGGGGGCCGGGACCGAGTGGCGCCTCTTGGAGCGAATCCAATCTATCTTTCGGTTTGGAAGGAAGCGATACTTACTTACGATTGATTGCAATCACACAAGGAAGCGCTGCCAGCACAACCCAATCCGAGATCGCCACTGGGCCCCGTAAATTCTTTAGAGGAACCTATGCAGCTCGGATCAAATTCTTCGATTCTGCGACCACAGGAACTACGTACGATAGGGTAAACCAAACCTTCTTTTTGATCACTCCTCTTGCGTACGGGGGAGATCCTCTCTATAGCGAATGTGATTTCGAATACCTGGGACAAGGTGGTTGGGGGGAATCTACCTCTACCTTATTCTTAACCACTTGGGGGACCTACAATCCGAGTGCGAATTTTTACGACGATGTGTCTACTCCAGATGTGGAGAGCCTGGACGGCTGGCACACTCTTGTATTGCAGGTAAGCGATTCCAATACGAAGTATTATGTGGATGGGAATTTAAAAGTAAAACATCTAGGCCATGTGGTCCCGGATAGTTCCATGAGGATCAGTTTCAATCTTTGGTTCTTAAGCGATCTGGGTGATCTGGATACAAGCCAAACCTCTCTCCGAGAATACGAAGAGAGAGTGGATTGGGTATATTACGAAAAGAATCGGATCATTCCCCCGGACCAAGTCCAGATTAAGGTGGATTCTCTTAGGAGTCAGTCCTTGAGTTATACGGACAGCGTGCCCAGTCATTGA
- the topA gene encoding type I DNA topoisomerase — protein MSVLLIVESPTKVKTISSYLGKEFKVLATFGHIFDLPSDRLGIEIEKDFAPEYVLLKGKKKILSAILKEAKASSQILIATDPDREGEFIGSILAEKIGKKKQISRIRFQEISKDSILKAVSDPGPIDLDLVDSQKARRILDRLIGYKISPFLWRAIGDGLSAGRVQSVALKWICEREEEIRIFVPETTWLIAASVPFGPGEKERILFYPERDAFETEKSAADFLRTILEKTDQLKVLTRKEKNGETYPPSPFTTASLQQEAFRALKLPAARTMRLAQELYEGVDLGKGKTQGLITYMRTDSVRISSQALESIRKKVVSLFGEDSLAETSSSYRVKKTKGKSQDAHEAIRPVDPFLTPESLARLGEGALSKDAKRLYELIWKRSIASQMRPETWKKIAFTAEGAGLLWKGEDTFTVDPGYKMLYGVREEKIPLWKKEDLLSPSSWDLVQKTTEPPPRYTEASLIAKLEKEGIGRPSTFASILETLYKRKYARSEKGRLFAETLGEKVNSFLQTAFSELFREKFTSEMEGKLDSIAGGEESRSKVLSEFYSFLDSNLKKTDIRKINSELRQKPKVPQYGICPVCKQGERVKKKSSKKKEYYICSRFPECDYAEYVS, from the coding sequence ATGTCAGTCCTTCTGATCGTCGAGTCCCCCACAAAAGTCAAAACGATCTCCTCTTATTTAGGAAAGGAATTCAAGGTACTCGCTACATTCGGGCATATATTCGATCTTCCTTCGGATCGATTGGGGATAGAGATAGAAAAGGATTTTGCCCCAGAGTATGTCTTACTGAAAGGAAAGAAAAAGATCCTCTCTGCAATCCTGAAAGAGGCAAAGGCATCTAGCCAAATACTGATCGCCACCGACCCGGATAGGGAAGGGGAATTTATAGGTTCCATTCTCGCGGAGAAGATCGGTAAGAAGAAACAAATTTCGCGCATTCGTTTCCAAGAGATCAGTAAGGACAGTATTCTCAAAGCAGTTTCGGATCCAGGACCGATCGATTTGGATCTGGTAGATTCGCAAAAGGCAAGAAGGATATTGGACAGGCTGATCGGTTACAAGATCAGTCCCTTCTTATGGAGAGCCATCGGCGATGGACTCTCTGCGGGAAGGGTGCAGTCGGTCGCACTCAAATGGATCTGTGAAAGAGAAGAAGAGATCCGGATCTTCGTCCCTGAAACCACTTGGTTGATTGCTGCCTCCGTTCCATTCGGCCCGGGAGAAAAGGAGAGGATCCTATTCTATCCGGAACGAGACGCCTTCGAGACCGAAAAGTCCGCAGCCGATTTCCTAAGAACTATATTAGAAAAAACAGATCAACTCAAGGTCCTGACAAGAAAAGAAAAGAACGGAGAGACCTATCCTCCTTCTCCGTTTACGACCGCTTCTTTACAGCAGGAGGCATTTCGTGCCTTGAAACTCCCTGCGGCAAGGACGATGAGACTGGCCCAAGAATTGTACGAGGGAGTGGATCTGGGAAAAGGAAAGACACAAGGACTGATCACCTATATGAGAACTGATTCTGTCCGGATCTCCTCTCAGGCATTGGAGTCGATTCGAAAGAAGGTAGTCTCTCTCTTCGGAGAAGACTCTCTGGCTGAGACTTCCTCTTCCTATCGAGTAAAGAAAACTAAGGGCAAAAGCCAGGACGCTCACGAGGCAATTCGGCCAGTGGATCCCTTTTTAACTCCGGAATCTCTTGCCCGGCTTGGAGAAGGCGCGTTAAGCAAGGATGCAAAGAGACTGTATGAACTTATTTGGAAGAGATCGATTGCTTCCCAGATGAGGCCTGAGACTTGGAAGAAGATAGCGTTCACCGCAGAAGGAGCGGGACTCCTATGGAAAGGGGAGGATACGTTTACCGTCGATCCAGGATATAAGATGCTCTACGGAGTTAGAGAGGAGAAAATTCCTCTTTGGAAAAAGGAAGATCTTCTTTCTCCTTCTTCTTGGGACCTGGTGCAAAAGACGACTGAGCCGCCACCCAGATACACCGAGGCAAGCCTGATCGCGAAACTGGAAAAAGAAGGGATTGGAAGGCCTTCTACATTTGCATCTATATTAGAAACTCTTTATAAACGAAAATATGCCCGTTCCGAAAAAGGAAGATTATTCGCGGAAACTCTGGGAGAAAAGGTGAATTCTTTTCTGCAAACTGCATTCTCCGAGTTATTCCGGGAGAAATTCACTTCCGAGATGGAGGGAAAATTAGATTCTATTGCCGGGGGAGAAGAGTCCAGATCCAAGGTGCTTTCCGAGTTCTATTCTTTCTTGGATTCCAATTTAAAGAAAACGGATATCCGAAAGATCAATTCCGAGTTGAGACAGAAACCGAAGGTTCCTCAATACGGGATCTGCCCCGTATGTAAACAAGGGGAAAGAGTGAAAAAGAAGTCCTCTAAGAAGAAGGAATATTATATCTGTTCTCGTTTCCCAGAATGCGATTATGCGGAGTACGTTTCGTAA
- a CDS encoding D-alanyl-lipoteichoic acid biosynthesis protein DltD, with protein sequence MNPKIQGKGRRFQKLFIFLIPGLALFSYLLADKILIIDPVRTTLASYRPYDAAFASLIHNDDLTELEYVKARKVFLAAGTSRSMNFSGYPNLGYTLKDPFLTPEAREILKDWEGVSIGMQGASMSLIYVRLLQAIERGWKPDLVLVEVTKDSFSDRRKFKEFLKQNVIPLDYGFSHWRELGLENLWEITYPRIFLAYKYRFSPKNLITYIKGDDLGWGALMIEEMERGSMGGGKHSYSKKHREEVENRKFEDYNNPDASLGEVYRNQFVKRRELADEEQGGQPFRVDQSEYDAFVKIIRLLQDKKIPALYWSAKVHRILQSFTNDEASKKEFKTKIEDTLKSYGERYLDANEFPMKCNYYQDANHLSERCYTELASFLLKDIR encoded by the coding sequence GTGAATCCTAAGATCCAGGGCAAAGGCCGAAGATTCCAAAAACTTTTCATTTTTCTCATACCTGGGCTCGCATTATTCTCCTATTTACTCGCCGATAAAATTCTGATCATAGATCCGGTCCGTACTACTTTGGCTTCGTATCGTCCCTACGATGCTGCATTTGCATCGTTGATCCATAATGATGATTTAACCGAACTCGAATACGTAAAAGCAAGGAAGGTATTCTTGGCTGCTGGGACTTCTCGCAGTATGAATTTTAGCGGATATCCGAATTTAGGCTATACTCTGAAGGATCCTTTTTTGACTCCCGAGGCCAGGGAAATTTTAAAGGACTGGGAAGGAGTGAGTATCGGAATGCAAGGGGCGAGTATGAGCCTCATCTATGTTCGTTTGCTCCAGGCGATCGAAAGAGGCTGGAAGCCGGACCTAGTTCTCGTAGAAGTCACTAAAGACAGTTTTTCCGATCGAAGAAAATTCAAAGAATTCTTAAAGCAGAATGTGATCCCTTTAGATTACGGTTTTTCGCATTGGCGAGAACTTGGTTTAGAGAATCTTTGGGAGATCACGTACCCAAGGATCTTTCTTGCTTACAAATATAGATTCTCTCCTAAGAATCTGATCACTTATATCAAGGGAGACGACCTGGGTTGGGGCGCTCTTATGATAGAAGAGATGGAGAGAGGCTCTATGGGGGGAGGAAAACATTCCTACTCCAAGAAGCACAGGGAAGAGGTAGAAAATCGTAAATTCGAAGATTATAATAATCCGGATGCAAGTTTAGGAGAGGTCTACCGGAATCAATTCGTAAAAAGAAGGGAACTCGCCGACGAGGAGCAGGGCGGGCAACCGTTTAGAGTGGACCAAAGCGAATACGATGCATTCGTAAAGATCATTCGACTCTTGCAGGATAAAAAGATCCCTGCCCTGTACTGGAGTGCGAAAGTCCATAGGATATTGCAAAGCTTCACGAACGATGAGGCGAGCAAAAAGGAATTTAAGACCAAGATCGAAGATACGTTGAAAAGCTACGGGGAAAGGTATTTGGATGCAAACGAATTCCCTATGAAATGCAATTATTACCAAGACGCAAATCATCTCTCGGAACGATGCTATACGGAACTGGCCTCTTTTTTGTTAAAAGATATTAGATAG
- a CDS encoding oxygenase MpaB family protein has translation MFNRFKVLEQINELDPEKDFQKIVFLAGSYDFPQDVEISLAISFFRTFAVPSISKILNTTKQFENAGQKRYDDTALILAELIENGLESERGKQSIRRLNQIHKQYDIKNEDFLYTLTTFVFEPSRWNDRFGWRKSTEKERIANFYLWKKIGKLMGIKDIPETYEELEEFNRKYERENFKCTSDTKQVAMATMRIASGRIPKIPGLEYLVYHAVFSLMDKNLRDAVGFPDPNPIVAGLTYCIFKVRAFLLRNFWPPRKSPYYVTKRENPTYPNGYLIEELGPH, from the coding sequence ATGTTCAACCGCTTTAAAGTTTTGGAACAAATCAATGAGTTGGATCCTGAGAAGGATTTTCAGAAGATCGTATTTCTGGCCGGAAGTTACGATTTTCCGCAAGATGTGGAGATCTCTCTTGCTATCTCATTCTTTCGGACATTCGCAGTTCCTTCTATTTCTAAGATACTAAATACTACCAAGCAATTCGAGAATGCAGGACAGAAACGTTATGATGATACGGCTCTGATCCTCGCCGAGCTGATAGAGAACGGATTAGAAAGCGAAAGAGGAAAACAGTCGATCCGAAGGCTGAACCAGATCCATAAGCAATACGATATCAAGAACGAAGATTTTTTGTATACCCTCACTACGTTTGTGTTCGAACCGTCACGTTGGAATGATCGATTCGGGTGGAGAAAGAGTACGGAGAAGGAAAGGATCGCGAATTTTTATCTTTGGAAGAAGATCGGAAAGTTGATGGGCATCAAGGACATTCCCGAGACCTACGAGGAGCTCGAAGAATTCAATCGGAAATACGAAAGGGAAAACTTCAAATGTACTTCCGATACGAAGCAGGTGGCCATGGCTACCATGAGGATCGCTTCCGGAAGGATCCCTAAGATCCCCGGTCTGGAATACCTGGTATATCATGCTGTGTTTTCCTTGATGGATAAGAACCTAAGGGATGCGGTTGGATTTCCGGATCCGAATCCGATTGTGGCAGGACTAACGTATTGTATCTTTAAGGTAAGAGCCTTTCTGCTCCGGAATTTTTGGCCGCCCAGAAAATCTCCTTATTACGTAACGAAGCGAGAGAACCCAACCTATCCGAATGGATATTTGATCGAAGAATTGGGACCTCACTGA